Proteins encoded within one genomic window of Carassius gibelio isolate Cgi1373 ecotype wild population from Czech Republic chromosome A4, carGib1.2-hapl.c, whole genome shotgun sequence:
- the LOC127970697 gene encoding uncharacterized protein LOC127970697 yields the protein MIRLDIWHFMRRIALGCTTDAHQLYPIFMSRLSACIFEWDAADVSILRKAKRELLMSQGWPALTDEDVNKHLTREELALHCRRRTRGEETTILLLEQLLTELLSSKGNDSLGVPLLDRERMEHIWCVQKKHIKCIQDPLGVALYTETGSLTKGGVLLKTYRCARGSTSLESFHLHLNRFIPGTSANSLNFQIYLLEGLHRWNQDREAASMSSEPSALRSYTGELVHCVNSNYEKLFGRKVVPTFCPPARYTGELIGVQYLFQQTGQALQDMNPDSEETAELIEELNVEERDEDEGFCDVSEDHTIADPEDVLSPPSSTLTLGSSTVVTSSDTAVLGSTSPSLVPDPTPAPSSPGPSGTAVPPFPSETSVSPLSSEPEDAGQDDDDDEETAVDYQNVPGYQHVDKLAEYLVELRGHTALSLTNQEASTIIELWQNLADQDKQRVVYAARHQKRLLSGRFRVPKRPTKTPGVESTIRSVLGASSAPAQWPDCCRLVETIFIRLCNTHPSPKRKGKGTLSRWSLILQDYRRIRQLVLGNSLVMGGTSMQLMEVNQNTLIQWYNNRQKKQELSVLIQGIQLPQPLPEAQEPLQAAKRLRTEPEQSGEQHQYKLPESTAGQAKQRHTSTGRPPLRPKAPTQTTMLVTPSAPGASVQMVPNILIPAAPGFPGVPMLQGVPMFQGMPMAQRLPMVQGMQMVQGMPMVQRMPLVQGMPMVQGIPMVQGMPVVQGMPLLHPTVVQGTSSQPAANPQTMPKRPYKRTVEANTCKKCGHFKTSATGHSQYRGKVYCPQSETVTKEQWLEEMRKTVPK from the exons ATGATACGCTTGGACATCTGGCATTTTATGCGCAGGATTGCCTTGGGGTGTACAACTGATGCCCATCAGTTGTACCCCATTTTCATGTCACGGCTATCAGCATGCATCTTTGAATGGGATGCAGCTGACGTCTCTATCCTTCGCAAAGCAAAGAGAGAGCTGTTGATGTCccagggttggcctgcgctgacAGATGAAGATGTAAACAAGCATCTGACCAGGGAGGAGCTGGCTCTACATTGCCGGAGGAGGACCCGTGGAGAGGAGACTACCATCCTTCTCCTTGAACAACTGCTTACAGAACTCCTGAGCAGCAAGGGAAATGACTCTCTGGGGGTTCCTCTCTTGGATCGAGAAAGGATGGAGCACATCTGGTGTGTCCAAAAGAAGCACATCAAGTGTATCCAAGACCCTCTTGGTGTTGCCCTCTATACTGAGACCGGGAGCCTAACCAAGGGAGGTGTGCTTCTGAAGACTTACAGATGTGCCAGAGGCTCCACTTCTCTTGAATCCTTTCATTTACACCTTAACCGTTTCATCCCAG GGACCAGTGCAAACAGTCTGAACTTTCAGATTTATTTGTTGGAGGGTCTACACAGGTGGAACCAGGATCGGGAGGCAGCTTCCATGTCATCTGAGCCATCAGCTTTACGCAGCTACACAGGAGAACTTGTTCACTGTGTAAACAGCAATTATGAAAAGCTGTTTGGCAGGAAAGTGGTCCCCACGTTTTGTCCCCCTGCACGTTACACcg GTGAGCTCATTGGAGTGCAGTATCTATTCCAGCAGACTGGTCAGGCACTGCAGGACATGAACCCAGACTCTGAAGAGACGGCAGAGCTCATCGAGGAACTTAATGTGGAGGAGCGAGATGAAGATGAGGGCTTCTGTGATGTCAGCGAGGATCACACAATTGCAGATCCCGAGGATGTTCTGTCACCTCCCTCCTCCACTCTGACACTGGGTTCTTCCACCGTGGTCACCAGCAGTGACACGGCTGTACTGGGTTCCACATCCCCTTCACTGGTCCCTGATCCTACACCTGCTCCTTCATCACCTGGACCCTCGGGGACTGCTGTGCCACCTTTTCCCTCTGAAACATCTGTTTCACCACTCTCCTCAGAGCCAGAGGATGCTGGTcaggatgatgatgacgatgaagagaCT GCTGTTGACTACCAAAATGTCCCGGGATACCAACATGTGGACAAGCTGGCCGAATATCTGGTGGAGCTCCGGGGTCACACAGCCCTTAGCCTGACCAATCAGGAAGCCAGCACCATAATTGAACTTTGGCAGAACCTGGCTGACCAGGACAAGCAACGGGTGGTGTATGCAGCTAGACACCAGAAGAGACTGCTGAGTGGACGCTTCAGAGTACCAAAGAGGCCCACTAAAACCCCAGGAGTAGAGAGCACCATCAGAAGTGTGCTGGGAGCAAGCAGCGCACCTGCTCAGTGGCCTGACTGTTGCCGTCTGGTGGAAACCATCTTCATCAGGCTTTGCAATACCCACCCAAGCCCCAAGAGAAAAGGCAAGGGAACGCTGTCGAGATGGTCTCTAATCCTCCAGGATTACAGGAGGATAAGGCAGCTTGTACTGGGCAACAGCTTGGTGATGGGAGGAACCTCAATGCAGCTGATGGAGGTTAACCAGAATACCCTGATTCAGTGGTATAACAACAGACAGAAAAAGCAGGAACTGTCTGTGCTGATTCAGGGCATTCAGTTGCCTCAGCCCCTCCCTGAAGCTCAGGAACCTCTCCAGGCTGCCAAACGCCTACGGACTGAGCCAGAACAATCAGGGGAGCAGCACCAGTACAAGCTACCAGAGAGCACAGCAGGTCAGGCAAAACAGAGGCACACCTCTACTGGGCGACCTCCTCTCAGACCCAAGGCACCAACACAGACTACTATGTTGGTTACGCCATCAGCACCTGGAGCATCAGTGCAGATGGTACCCAATATACTTATACCTGCAGCACCAGGTTTCCCGGGTGTGCCAATGCTTCAGGGTGTGCCAATGTTCCAGGGCATGCCAATGGCTCAAAGACTGCCAATGGTCCAGGGCATGCAAATGGTCCAGGGCATGCCAATGGTCCAGAGGATGCCATTGGTTCAGGGAATGCCAATGGTTCAGGGAATCCCGATGGTCCAGGGAATGCCAGTGGTTCAGGGGATGCCACTGTTACATCCTACAGTTGTGCAGGGCACAAGTTCACAACCAGCTGCCAATCCCCAAACCATGCCTAAGAGACCCTACAAGAGAACTGTAGAGGCGAACACTTGCAAGAAATGCGGACATTTCAAAACCAGTGCAACAGGACATAGCCAGTACAGGGGCAAAGTATACTGCCCACAATCTGAAACTGTTACAAAAGAACAGTGGTTAGAGGAAATGCGGAAAACTGTTcccaaataa